The Paenibacillus sp. FSL R7-0204 genome includes a region encoding these proteins:
- a CDS encoding D-alanyl-D-alanine carboxypeptidase family protein — MKYKQKLSSKQIVIKTVAAGLLLNMLAFPAASAMAEAVNKPATTEGGTKAAATPAKTAAAKIPSVESLGLNVKSAVLIEPTTGEVLLSLNADQAMPPASMTKMMTEYLVTEAVNSGKISWDQKVAIQENAANQTGSRIFLAEHDEHTVKELYIAMAVGSANDATVALAELVAGSEQEFVTMMNETAKKMGMKTAFFINSTGLDRADMPKKFRPEGKGETVMSAMDAAILAKYIVTDHPDFTDFTTIQSYKFRERDSKPMINYNWMLEANKNIPNFKAYAYPGLDGLKTGHTSKAGNCFTGTAVRDGMRLISVVMGADSEAHRFTETKKVLDFGFNNFEIKQVVAPKAVIAGTETVPVLKGKNKEVSVVTDAGVTFMVPKGTVSPQIKTTVVTNDPATLVAPIAGASKVGKVTYSYKIEGMNQTQEKTVNLITAEEAEKAGWFKLLLRAIGDFFGDLFKGIKNLF, encoded by the coding sequence TTGAAGTACAAGCAGAAACTAAGCAGTAAACAAATTGTGATTAAGACAGTGGCAGCGGGTCTGCTTCTAAATATGCTAGCATTTCCTGCGGCTTCTGCGATGGCAGAGGCAGTGAATAAACCGGCTACAACCGAGGGGGGAACCAAAGCGGCGGCTACCCCTGCCAAAACGGCAGCAGCGAAGATTCCAAGCGTGGAATCTCTGGGACTGAATGTGAAATCTGCAGTGCTGATTGAGCCTACTACAGGGGAGGTTCTGCTCTCACTTAATGCAGACCAGGCGATGCCTCCGGCGAGTATGACGAAGATGATGACAGAATATCTTGTAACTGAAGCTGTAAATAGCGGCAAGATCTCCTGGGACCAGAAAGTTGCTATTCAGGAGAATGCGGCGAATCAGACCGGGTCGCGGATCTTCCTGGCTGAGCATGACGAACATACGGTAAAAGAACTCTACATAGCCATGGCGGTTGGTTCAGCCAATGATGCTACGGTAGCTTTGGCGGAGCTGGTCGCAGGTTCCGAGCAGGAATTTGTCACAATGATGAACGAAACGGCCAAGAAAATGGGGATGAAGACGGCTTTTTTCATTAACTCTACCGGGCTTGACCGTGCCGATATGCCGAAGAAATTCCGCCCGGAGGGTAAAGGCGAAACAGTAATGTCTGCGATGGATGCGGCGATTCTGGCCAAATATATTGTCACCGATCATCCGGATTTTACAGATTTTACGACAATTCAGTCGTATAAATTCCGCGAGCGTGATTCGAAGCCGATGATTAACTACAACTGGATGCTGGAAGCCAACAAGAATATCCCTAATTTCAAGGCCTATGCTTACCCGGGTCTTGATGGATTGAAAACTGGGCATACGTCTAAAGCCGGCAACTGCTTCACGGGTACTGCGGTGCGTGACGGCATGCGTCTAATCAGCGTAGTTATGGGAGCGGACTCCGAGGCCCACCGTTTCACCGAAACGAAGAAGGTGCTGGATTTTGGCTTCAATAATTTCGAGATTAAGCAGGTAGTTGCGCCTAAGGCCGTGATTGCCGGCACTGAGACTGTGCCTGTGCTGAAGGGCAAGAATAAAGAGGTATCCGTAGTAACAGATGCTGGTGTAACGTTCATGGTTCCTAAGGGTACTGTATCGCCGCAGATCAAGACCACTGTGGTCACGAATGATCCGGCTACGCTGGTCGCACCGATTGCCGGAGCCAGCAAGGTAGGTAAGGTCACGTACTCCTATAAGATTGAAGGAATGAATCAGACGCAAGAGAAGACGGTGAACCTGATTACTGCCGAGGAAGCGGAGAAGGCGGGCTGGTTCAAGCTGCTGCTGAGAGCCATAGGTGATTTTTTCGGTGATCTGTTCAAAGGAATTAAAAATCTGTTCTAA
- the guaB gene encoding IMP dehydrogenase has translation MWEDKFGKEGFTFDDVLLVPRKSEVLPKEVDLTTVLSKNVKLNIPLMSAGMDTVTEAAMAIAIAREGGIGIIHKNMSVEQQAEEVDRVKRSESGVITNPFSLTPDHWVSDAEVLMGKYRISGVPIVDEEGKLVGILTNRDLRFIHDFNIQIKEVMTHENLVTAAVGTTLQEAKGILQRHKIEKLPLVDEHNILKGLITIKDIEKAIQFPNGAKDAHGRLLVGAAIGISKDTFERTEALVKAGVDLITVDSAHGHHINIIDAVRKLRETYPDLTIVAGNVATGEATRELIEAGASVIKVGIGPGSICTTRVIAGIGVPQVTAIYDCATVAREYGIPVIADGGIKYSGEITKAIAAGAAAVMMGSLFAGTEESPGESEIYQGRKYKVYRGMGSMSAMKQGSKDRYFQDDDKKLVPEGIEGRVAFKGPLSDTVHQLIGGLRSGMGYCGTKTLEELRNDTSFIRITGAGLRESHPHDVQITKEAPNYSL, from the coding sequence GTGTGGGAAGATAAGTTTGGTAAAGAGGGATTCACTTTCGATGATGTGCTGCTGGTTCCGCGTAAATCCGAGGTATTGCCTAAGGAAGTGGACTTAACCACTGTACTCAGCAAGAATGTGAAGCTGAATATCCCTTTGATGAGTGCAGGTATGGACACAGTCACAGAAGCCGCTATGGCGATTGCTATCGCCCGTGAGGGCGGGATCGGCATCATTCATAAGAATATGTCCGTGGAGCAGCAGGCAGAAGAGGTAGACCGTGTGAAGCGCTCGGAGAGCGGGGTTATTACCAATCCATTCTCACTTACGCCGGACCACTGGGTATCCGATGCTGAAGTCCTGATGGGGAAATACCGTATCTCGGGTGTGCCTATCGTAGATGAAGAGGGCAAGCTTGTCGGTATTCTGACGAACCGCGACCTGCGTTTCATCCATGATTTCAATATTCAGATCAAAGAAGTGATGACTCATGAGAATCTCGTTACAGCTGCTGTAGGAACCACTCTTCAGGAGGCGAAGGGCATTCTGCAGCGTCACAAGATTGAGAAGCTGCCGCTGGTAGACGAACATAATATACTCAAAGGTCTCATTACTATTAAAGATATAGAGAAAGCTATCCAGTTCCCTAACGGTGCCAAGGATGCCCACGGACGTCTGCTGGTTGGAGCGGCAATCGGGATCTCCAAGGACACGTTTGAACGGACAGAAGCATTAGTAAAAGCCGGTGTGGATCTGATTACCGTGGATTCCGCACATGGCCATCACATTAACATTATCGATGCAGTGCGCAAACTGCGCGAGACTTATCCTGATCTAACCATTGTAGCAGGTAATGTAGCTACAGGCGAAGCTACCCGCGAATTGATTGAAGCAGGAGCCTCCGTAATCAAGGTGGGTATTGGCCCGGGATCTATCTGTACTACCCGCGTTATTGCCGGGATCGGCGTTCCGCAGGTTACCGCGATCTACGATTGTGCAACCGTTGCCCGTGAATATGGCATTCCGGTGATTGCAGATGGAGGAATTAAGTACTCCGGTGAGATTACCAAGGCCATCGCCGCTGGTGCTGCTGCAGTCATGATGGGAAGCCTGTTCGCTGGTACGGAAGAAAGCCCCGGAGAGTCGGAAATCTATCAGGGACGTAAATACAAGGTATACCGCGGCATGGGCAGCATGAGCGCTATGAAGCAAGGCAGTAAAGACCGTTACTTCCAGGATGATGATAAGAAGCTGGTACCGGAAGGCATTGAGGGCCGTGTAGCCTTTAAAGGGCCATTGTCTGACACGGTTCACCAATTGATCGGCGGACTGCGCTCCGGTATGGGCTATTGCGGAACGAAGACATTAGAAGAGCTGCGCAATGACACCTCGTTCATCCGTATCACTGGGGCAGGCCTGCGTGAGAGTCATCCTCATGATGTACAGATTACCAAGGAAGCTCCGAACTATTCCCTATAA